Proteins co-encoded in one Bacillus infantis NRRL B-14911 genomic window:
- a CDS encoding MATE family efflux transporter yields MKQPKKNLTLFALTWPIFIEILLHMLMGNADTLMLSQYSDNSVAAVGVSNQILSLIIVMFGFVATGTSILVAQNLGAKQLGKAGEISVVSLGTNLCFGILLSAVLIIFGKPMLKLMDLPSELMDEANVYLVIVGGFSFVQALIMTIGAVIRSYGFTRDVMYITIGMNILNVIGNYLFIFGPFGIPVLGVEGVAISTAVSRTIGLAASILVLIKRTEGELPFRLLFRFPKEHLRNLLQIGIPSAGEQLSYNASQMVITYFVAMIGTEALTAKVYAQNLMMFIFLFSLAISQGTQIMIGHMIGAREFASAYQRCIRSLKLAIAISVGAAVVFTFFSDSLLGIFTDNQDIIKVGSTLILLTIILEPGRSFNLVVISSLRAAGDVKFPVYMGILSMWGVSVTISYIAGIHFGLGLIGVWIAFIADEWLRGILMLWRWRSKVWMEKSFIGRAGKEEEAAG; encoded by the coding sequence ATGAAACAACCGAAAAAGAACTTAACTTTATTTGCCCTCACCTGGCCTATTTTCATTGAAATACTGCTTCATATGCTGATGGGGAATGCTGATACGCTTATGCTGTCCCAGTATTCCGATAACTCTGTTGCTGCTGTAGGGGTTTCAAACCAAATTCTGTCACTCATCATCGTGATGTTTGGATTTGTAGCAACAGGCACCTCCATCCTGGTTGCCCAGAACCTGGGTGCAAAACAGCTTGGGAAAGCCGGTGAAATATCGGTGGTGTCCCTTGGGACCAACCTTTGCTTCGGCATACTGCTCAGTGCAGTCCTGATTATTTTTGGCAAGCCCATGCTGAAGCTGATGGATCTTCCCTCGGAACTGATGGATGAAGCAAATGTTTATCTTGTGATCGTCGGCGGCTTTTCCTTTGTCCAGGCACTCATCATGACCATTGGGGCCGTCATCAGAAGCTACGGATTTACAAGAGATGTTATGTATATAACCATCGGGATGAATATACTGAATGTCATCGGAAATTACCTTTTCATCTTCGGACCTTTTGGGATTCCTGTACTGGGCGTAGAGGGCGTGGCCATTTCTACTGCAGTCAGCAGAACGATCGGCCTTGCTGCTTCCATCCTGGTCCTGATTAAGCGTACGGAAGGAGAACTGCCCTTCAGGCTCCTTTTCCGCTTCCCGAAGGAACATCTGCGGAACCTCCTGCAAATCGGCATCCCTTCTGCTGGCGAACAGCTGTCTTATAACGCCTCTCAGATGGTCATCACCTATTTTGTGGCAATGATTGGGACAGAAGCTTTGACGGCAAAGGTTTATGCCCAGAATCTGATGATGTTCATTTTTCTATTCAGCCTCGCCATCAGCCAGGGAACCCAGATTATGATCGGGCACATGATCGGGGCAAGAGAATTTGCATCAGCCTATCAAAGGTGCATCAGAAGCTTGAAGCTCGCAATTGCGATTTCAGTGGGAGCAGCTGTCGTTTTCACCTTTTTCTCAGACTCATTGCTGGGAATCTTTACGGACAATCAGGATATCATCAAAGTTGGAAGCACGCTGATTCTTTTGACCATCATCCTTGAACCCGGCCGTTCCTTCAATCTGGTCGTCATCAGCTCGCTAAGGGCGGCTGGCGATGTAAAGTTCCCTGTCTATATGGGCATCCTGTCCATGTGGGGTGTGTCTGTCACCATTTCTTATATCGCCGGGATCCATTTTGGACTCGGGCTTATTGGGGTATGGATCGCCTTCATTGCAGATGAATGGCTGAGGGGCATCCTTATGCTTTGGCGTTGGCGCTCCAAAGTATGGATGGAAAAATCGTTCATCGGCAGGGCCGGCAAGGAGGAAGAAGCTGCCGGCTAA
- a CDS encoding alpha-glycosidase, whose product MERSSIFHQPADSFAYAYSENILHIRLKAKKGNIEEAELIYGDQYEWNEDGWVSRRIPMKKTGSDQLFDYWLAEPEPEFKRTRYGFCLKSGDEQAVYTEKGFFDSLPEDPGSLFCFPYLHASEVFRAPEWVKDTVWYQIFPERFANGDESLNPPDTKPWRSEEPKPDNFFGGDFQGIIDHIDYLAGLGITGIYFTPIFKAYSNHKYDTIDYYEIDPQFGDKETFRELVKICHDKGIKVMLDAVFNHSGYQFPPFQDLLENQGDSQYKDWFHAGEFPLEGGERPNYSTFAFVESMPKLNTQNPETKEYLLEVGRYWVREFDIDGWRLDVANEIDHQFWREFRAEVKSIKPDLYILGEIWHDSMPWLRGDQFDAVMNYPFLTNVHNLFAKEAISPRQFAENMVSVIHMYPDNVNEAAFNLAGSHDTPRVLTECGGSLEKAKLIFTFMMTYIGTPCIYYGDEVGLSGGMDPGCRECMPWDEEEYSMEMYEHTKKLIQLRKSEPLLANEGVLEFLELPEESTVAAFARSSGNRKIVILLNASSEEASFSLPFPLKGKKITDLLTEEEYAAEADSLSAVLEGYGAAILSFEL is encoded by the coding sequence CTGGAAAGGTCGTCAATATTTCACCAGCCTGCTGACAGCTTTGCGTATGCCTATAGCGAAAACATACTCCATATCAGGCTGAAAGCCAAGAAAGGCAATATCGAGGAAGCTGAACTTATTTACGGAGACCAATATGAATGGAATGAAGATGGCTGGGTAAGCCGCCGGATCCCGATGAAAAAAACGGGATCAGACCAATTATTTGATTACTGGCTGGCTGAGCCCGAGCCAGAGTTTAAAAGGACAAGATACGGCTTTTGCCTGAAGTCAGGAGACGAGCAGGCCGTTTATACAGAAAAAGGCTTTTTTGACTCCCTTCCTGAAGATCCCGGCAGCCTCTTCTGCTTCCCGTACCTGCATGCAAGCGAGGTTTTCAGGGCTCCGGAATGGGTGAAGGATACGGTATGGTACCAGATTTTCCCTGAAAGATTCGCTAATGGTGATGAATCTTTAAATCCACCGGATACAAAGCCGTGGAGAAGCGAGGAGCCCAAACCTGATAATTTCTTTGGCGGTGATTTCCAGGGAATCATTGACCATATAGATTATCTTGCCGGACTGGGTATTACCGGGATTTACTTCACACCCATATTCAAGGCATACTCCAATCATAAATATGATACAATAGATTATTATGAAATCGATCCCCAGTTCGGAGATAAAGAAACTTTCCGCGAACTTGTGAAGATTTGCCATGACAAAGGAATCAAAGTTATGCTCGATGCTGTCTTTAATCACAGCGGATATCAATTCCCCCCCTTCCAGGATCTTCTGGAGAACCAGGGGGATTCCCAATATAAAGATTGGTTCCATGCTGGAGAATTTCCGCTGGAAGGCGGAGAACGTCCAAACTATTCCACCTTTGCGTTTGTCGAGTCCATGCCAAAGCTCAATACGCAAAATCCGGAAACAAAGGAATACCTCCTGGAGGTCGGGCGCTATTGGGTCCGGGAATTCGATATCGATGGCTGGCGACTGGATGTTGCCAATGAAATCGATCATCAGTTCTGGCGCGAATTCCGTGCTGAAGTGAAGAGCATCAAACCGGATCTTTATATCCTCGGGGAAATCTGGCATGATAGCATGCCTTGGCTCAGGGGCGACCAGTTCGATGCTGTAATGAATTACCCATTCCTGACAAATGTTCATAATCTGTTTGCTAAAGAAGCAATCAGCCCCCGCCAATTTGCGGAGAATATGGTCTCTGTTATCCATATGTATCCTGATAATGTTAACGAGGCTGCTTTCAACCTGGCTGGAAGCCATGATACCCCGAGGGTTCTGACGGAGTGCGGGGGTTCGCTTGAAAAGGCAAAGCTGATATTCACATTTATGATGACCTATATCGGAACCCCTTGCATTTATTATGGAGATGAAGTGGGACTTTCCGGCGGCATGGACCCGGGATGCCGGGAATGCATGCCATGGGATGAAGAAGAATACAGTATGGAAATGTACGAACATACAAAGAAGCTTATCCAATTGCGCAAATCAGAGCCCCTGCTGGCAAATGAGGGAGTTCTGGAATTTCTTGAGCTTCCTGAGGAGAGTACAGTTGCTGCATTTGCCAGAAGTTCGGGTAACAGGAAGATTGTCATCCTCTTGAATGCTTCAAGTGAAGAAGCATCATTCTCCCTCCCTTTTCCTTTAAAAGGGAAAAAAATCACCGATCTGCTGACAGAGGAAGAATATGCGGCTGAAGCAGATTCCCTGTCTGCCGTATTGGAAGGCTACGGGGCTGCCATATTGTCCTTTGAGCTATAA
- a CDS encoding extracellular solute-binding protein, protein MKKALSLFMMIVLVFGVLAACGPKDEETGTAGEKTEGGSDKPEKLIVWEDTDKGVALKDAADKFEAEHGIKIEFKELNITKMQENLALDGNTANAPDVITMSHDGTGPAMVKGYIKELEVSDEILDQFTSSSVEALKYEGKLYGLPKATETPVFIYNKALLPEVPENLEDLYTKSQEVTKDGNYGFLAIWDDFYHAHGVFSGFGGYVFGEKDSKVDVTDIGLNNDASVEAADYIKKWYAEGLFPKGIIGEKSNDNMNGLFKEGKAIAVQNGPWAFQDYKDAGIDYGVAALPKLPNGEPVKTFMGVKGWFVTNFSKNQEWAQKFVEFITNEENAKKRFELTGEIPPLKSLMEDPEFVKNNEGAAAVMAQSQYAVPMPSVPEMAEVWDPMKKAVETIITGKSESKKALDNAVKTIEQQIEANHSGN, encoded by the coding sequence ATGAAGAAGGCTTTATCATTATTTATGATGATTGTCCTGGTTTTTGGAGTGCTGGCTGCTTGCGGTCCTAAAGATGAAGAAACAGGCACTGCAGGAGAAAAAACAGAAGGCGGCTCAGACAAACCTGAAAAGCTGATTGTCTGGGAAGATACAGATAAAGGAGTCGCTCTTAAAGATGCGGCAGACAAGTTTGAAGCAGAACACGGCATCAAAATTGAATTCAAAGAATTGAATATAACAAAGATGCAGGAAAACCTTGCCCTGGATGGCAACACAGCCAATGCGCCGGATGTTATCACAATGTCTCATGACGGCACTGGCCCTGCGATGGTAAAAGGGTATATTAAGGAACTTGAAGTAAGCGACGAGATCCTTGACCAATTTACAAGCTCTTCAGTAGAAGCCCTGAAATATGAAGGCAAGCTTTACGGACTTCCGAAAGCTACTGAAACACCGGTTTTCATTTACAACAAAGCATTGCTTCCTGAAGTTCCGGAAAACCTGGAAGATCTCTATACTAAATCTCAGGAAGTAACAAAAGACGGAAACTACGGATTCCTTGCAATCTGGGATGACTTCTATCATGCACACGGCGTATTCTCCGGGTTCGGCGGATATGTATTCGGCGAGAAAGACAGCAAAGTGGACGTGACTGATATCGGCCTGAATAACGATGCTTCTGTAGAAGCAGCAGATTATATCAAAAAGTGGTACGCAGAAGGATTATTCCCTAAAGGAATCATCGGAGAAAAATCAAACGATAATATGAACGGCCTCTTTAAAGAAGGAAAAGCCATTGCAGTCCAAAACGGCCCATGGGCGTTCCAGGATTATAAAGATGCAGGCATCGATTATGGTGTAGCCGCTCTGCCGAAGCTTCCAAATGGCGAGCCTGTCAAGACATTCATGGGTGTTAAAGGATGGTTTGTTACTAACTTCAGCAAAAACCAGGAATGGGCCCAGAAATTCGTTGAGTTCATTACAAACGAAGAAAATGCCAAGAAGCGTTTTGAGCTGACTGGCGAGATCCCGCCATTGAAATCATTGATGGAAGATCCTGAGTTCGTTAAGAATAACGAAGGTGCTGCAGCAGTAATGGCGCAGTCACAGTATGCTGTTCCAATGCCAAGTGTACCGGAAATGGCTGAAGTTTGGGATCCTATGAAAAAAGCGGTAGAAACAATCATTACCGGTAAATCAGAATCCAAAAAAGCGCTTGATAATGCTGTGAAGACTATTGAACAGCAGATCGAAGCGAACCACAGCGGAAACTGA
- a CDS encoding carbohydrate ABC transporter permease, which produces MEEAYRSNHRKIAAGLSIIPGLGQMYNKQFVKGIAFLILTLSFIVAFKDFLNIGLWGLVTLGEKLPRDNSIFLLVYGIISVILLLFAAGFMFINIRDAYKNGKKRDLGKHLSSIKEQYHTLIDSGFPYLMITPGFFLLVFVVILPIVFVLLLSFTNYNLYHQWPAKLMDWVALDNFAKLVTLDIWRDTFVNVFAWTIIWTFGATTFQIALGVFLAVLVNQKDLKGKAIIRTILILPWAVPAFVSILIFSGLFNETFGAINNVVLDFIGIGPIPWMTEALWTRIALIMIQTWLGFPFIFAMVTGVLQAIPDELYEAATVDGATIWQKFKNITFPLIMLSIAPILITQYTFNFNNFNIIYLFNMGGPAISDQNAGGTDILISWIYNLTVTKSEYGMAAAITMILSAIVISVALWQFRRTKAFKEEDMM; this is translated from the coding sequence ATGGAAGAAGCATACCGTTCAAACCATCGGAAAATTGCTGCAGGCCTGTCCATCATCCCGGGACTTGGCCAAATGTATAATAAACAATTTGTCAAAGGCATCGCCTTTTTAATTCTAACACTATCATTCATCGTTGCTTTTAAAGACTTCCTCAATATTGGCCTTTGGGGACTTGTCACTCTCGGAGAAAAGCTGCCGAGGGATAATTCCATCTTCCTCCTGGTATACGGAATCATTTCCGTCATCCTTCTTCTATTCGCGGCAGGATTTATGTTCATCAACATTCGCGATGCCTATAAAAATGGAAAGAAACGGGACTTGGGCAAGCACCTGAGCTCGATAAAAGAGCAATATCATACATTGATAGATTCCGGATTCCCATACTTGATGATCACTCCGGGATTCTTCCTGCTGGTTTTCGTGGTCATCCTGCCGATTGTGTTCGTGCTTTTGCTTTCGTTCACAAACTACAACCTGTATCATCAGTGGCCAGCGAAGCTGATGGACTGGGTGGCATTAGACAACTTCGCCAAACTGGTCACATTGGATATCTGGCGTGATACTTTCGTAAACGTGTTTGCCTGGACGATCATCTGGACGTTCGGTGCGACAACATTCCAGATCGCCCTTGGGGTCTTCCTGGCAGTACTTGTCAACCAGAAGGATCTAAAAGGAAAAGCGATCATCAGGACAATCCTGATCCTGCCATGGGCCGTACCGGCATTTGTATCCATCCTGATTTTTTCCGGCCTGTTCAATGAAACGTTCGGTGCCATCAATAACGTAGTCCTGGATTTCATTGGAATCGGTCCGATCCCTTGGATGACAGAGGCCCTGTGGACAAGGATCGCTCTCATCATGATCCAGACCTGGCTTGGATTCCCGTTCATTTTTGCGATGGTCACAGGTGTGCTGCAGGCGATACCGGATGAGCTTTATGAAGCGGCAACAGTCGATGGAGCGACGATTTGGCAGAAGTTCAAGAATATTACGTTCCCGCTGATCATGCTGTCCATCGCACCAATCCTGATTACGCAATATACCTTTAACTTTAATAACTTCAATATTATCTATCTATTCAATATGGGCGGCCCTGCTATCTCAGATCAAAATGCAGGCGGCACCGATATCCTGATTTCGTGGATCTATAATCTGACTGTCACGAAGTCTGAGTACGGAATGGCTGCAGCCATCACGATGATTCTATCTGCGATAGTCATTTCCGTGGCATTATGGCAGTTCAGAAGGACAAAAGCTTTCAAAGAGGAGGATATGATGTGA
- a CDS encoding sugar ABC transporter permease, giving the protein MTTKKEKFIRLSLTYLVILFMAVIIIYPILWAIGASLTPGTSLTNSSLIPKNATFAHYKTIFNPEESNYLIWYWNTLKICVITMLASVITISLMAYSFSRYRFVGRKNGLTTFLILQMVPNFAALIAIFVLAQVTNLLDTHIGLILIYVGGAIPMNTWLMKGYLDSIPKELDESARMDGAGHFRIFWQIIMPLAKPIVAVVALFTFIAPFTDFILAKVMLRTPEKYTLAVGLYELVSRQYGAEFTTFAAGSVLIAIPISILFLSFQKYFVSGLTAGGTKG; this is encoded by the coding sequence ATGACTACAAAAAAAGAGAAATTCATCAGGCTGTCACTGACCTATCTTGTCATTCTTTTTATGGCGGTCATCATCATTTATCCGATTCTGTGGGCCATTGGAGCATCACTGACGCCGGGAACAAGCTTGACCAATTCATCACTCATCCCGAAAAACGCGACATTTGCCCATTATAAGACAATATTCAACCCGGAAGAGAGCAATTATCTGATCTGGTATTGGAACACGTTGAAAATCTGCGTGATCACCATGCTGGCATCTGTCATTACCATCAGCTTGATGGCTTACTCTTTTTCACGGTACCGCTTTGTCGGCAGGAAAAATGGACTTACCACGTTCCTGATTCTTCAGATGGTGCCTAACTTTGCAGCATTGATTGCGATCTTCGTCCTTGCACAGGTAACAAACCTGCTGGATACCCATATCGGGCTCATCCTCATTTATGTAGGCGGGGCCATTCCAATGAACACTTGGCTGATGAAAGGATATCTCGACAGCATCCCTAAAGAGCTGGATGAAAGTGCAAGGATGGATGGAGCAGGCCACTTCAGGATTTTCTGGCAGATCATCATGCCGCTTGCGAAACCGATTGTTGCAGTCGTTGCGCTCTTTACGTTTATTGCTCCGTTTACGGACTTCATCCTGGCAAAGGTCATGCTAAGAACACCTGAAAAATATACACTTGCCGTTGGATTGTATGAGCTTGTATCAAGACAGTATGGAGCCGAATTCACAACGTTCGCTGCCGGATCTGTCCTGATTGCAATCCCGATTTCAATTTTATTCTTATCCTTCCAGAAATATTTCGTTTCAGGTTTGACTGCCGGGGGCACAAAAGGCTAA
- a CDS encoding alpha-amylase family glycosyl hydrolase, which yields MKKGVMALILIPFLLFCALPVGAVEKEERKWQDETIYFLMVDRFNNGDFSNDLETNASDPKAYHGGDFQGIIDQLDYLKDMGFTAIWLTPIFENEAGGYHGYWINDFYKTEENFGSIETFKKLVKEAHKRDMKIILDFVVNHVGPNHPWVNDPDKQDWFHEQKEITNWENQDELENGWIYNLPDLAQENPEARQYLLDAAKWWIEETDIDGYRLDTVKHVPVDFWEDFAKEVKSAKEDFYLLGEVWTDDPAYIAQYEKAGIDGFVDYPLNGHLRTAFEKPGQPFDWLFASWERNQAQYDQPYLMGTFMDNHDTVRFTRDAVTNNEHPGPRWRLALTYLYTSPGIPIVYYGSEIALDGGEDPDNRRQMDFRTDQELVEYISNIGTLRQQLPSLTRGTMEPLYNKDGMAVYKRTYEDETTVVAINNTVKTQTVSLDSGLLEGDKQLKGLLGGDLVRSDEGKYKLIVDREEAEIYALSEKTGLNIPYLAVMGLVYAAFIVFIILLWRRSKKRKPVS from the coding sequence ATGAAAAAAGGAGTCATGGCTCTCATCTTAATTCCGTTTCTTCTTTTTTGCGCCCTACCGGTAGGAGCAGTTGAAAAAGAAGAGCGTAAATGGCAGGATGAAACAATTTATTTTCTAATGGTCGACCGTTTTAACAACGGCGATTTCAGCAATGACCTGGAAACAAACGCAAGTGACCCGAAAGCCTATCACGGAGGGGACTTCCAGGGTATCATTGACCAGCTAGATTATCTGAAGGATATGGGCTTTACAGCCATCTGGCTGACGCCGATTTTCGAAAATGAAGCAGGCGGCTATCATGGCTACTGGATCAATGATTTTTACAAAACGGAAGAAAACTTCGGATCTATCGAGACGTTTAAAAAGCTTGTAAAAGAAGCCCATAAGCGTGATATGAAAATCATCCTTGATTTTGTTGTCAATCATGTCGGACCCAATCATCCCTGGGTGAATGATCCGGACAAGCAGGACTGGTTCCATGAACAAAAGGAAATAACCAACTGGGAGAATCAGGATGAGCTTGAAAATGGTTGGATCTATAATCTTCCTGACCTCGCACAGGAGAATCCGGAGGCCAGGCAATATCTCCTGGATGCAGCCAAATGGTGGATAGAGGAAACCGATATTGACGGATACCGCCTTGATACGGTCAAACATGTGCCAGTTGATTTCTGGGAGGATTTCGCGAAAGAAGTAAAAAGCGCCAAGGAGGATTTCTATCTTCTCGGCGAAGTATGGACCGATGACCCTGCTTATATTGCACAGTATGAGAAAGCAGGGATCGACGGATTTGTCGATTATCCGCTGAACGGGCATCTGCGCACGGCATTTGAAAAGCCCGGGCAGCCCTTTGACTGGCTGTTTGCCAGCTGGGAGAGGAATCAGGCCCAATACGATCAACCTTATTTAATGGGAACGTTCATGGACAATCATGACACCGTTCGTTTCACGCGCGATGCAGTAACCAACAATGAGCATCCGGGACCGAGATGGCGTCTGGCCCTCACATATTTGTATACGTCACCGGGGATTCCCATTGTTTATTATGGAAGTGAAATAGCACTTGATGGCGGGGAAGATCCCGATAACCGCCGCCAAATGGATTTCCGGACAGACCAGGAGCTTGTGGAATACATCTCGAATATCGGGACATTAAGGCAGCAGCTACCATCCCTTACGAGGGGCACAATGGAGCCTTTGTACAATAAGGATGGCATGGCAGTGTACAAGCGGACCTATGAGGATGAAACCACTGTCGTGGCCATCAATAATACCGTCAAAACGCAGACCGTCTCCCTTGATTCCGGCCTGCTTGAAGGCGATAAGCAGCTGAAAGGCCTTTTGGGCGGGGATCTTGTAAGGTCTGATGAGGGAAAATATAAGCTGATCGTTGACCGGGAAGAAGCCGAAATCTATGCGCTGTCAGAGAAGACAGGTTTGAATATCCCTTATCTGGCAGTGATGGGACTGGTCTATGCAGCCTTCATCGTCTTTATTATCCTTCTTTGGAGAAGGTCGAAAAAGAGGAAGCCTGTTTCCTGA
- a CDS encoding glycoside hydrolase family 31 protein, translated as MNDTSFAIHPGKSRKIENSDYQEAGDVLAIEECRNGLKARTETGELRIVFYANEIVRITMNFFGEADAGTSPAVIGGLQEVKLEHYESGDQAEVKTSCLTVKLTKSPLRITVADAEGRVLAGENQKGMGYKHSKEVICFKNMEESDQFYGFGEKTGFLNKRGEKLVMWNSDVYAPHNPETDPLYQSIPFFLTLREGQAHGIFFDNTFRAEFDMRGDEFYSFSADGGQLDYYLMAGPSPKDVIRQYTSLTGRMPLPAKWAIGYHQSRYSYESQQEVMELAAAFKEKGIPLDSIHLDIHYMDEYRVFTFDRDKFPDPEKMISDLKEMGIHIVPIVDPGVKEDPEYMVYKQGIQEDLFCKYLEGNVYYGDVWPGNSVFPDFTSKKVRDWWGSLHSYYTELGIEGIWNDMNEPAVFNESKTMDLKVMHDNDGNPRTHKELHNLYGLLMGKSTYEGMKRNLKGKRPFLLTRAGYSGVQRYAAVWTGDNRSFWEHLQMSLPMVMNLGVSGIPFSGPDVGGFAHDSNGELLARWTQAGAFTPFFRNHSVLGSARQEPWAFGEKYEAIIRKYIELRYTWMPHLYSLFAEAHKEGTPVMRPLFLEFPEDEHTWNLSDQFMIGDNVIIAPIMQPGTFHRAVYLPEGMWTDYWTGSTYEGKKHHLIKAPLETLPIFIKKGTMAAHGEAGAAGPLTLHLYYEEGSECSYTLYEDDGETFAYEEGEYREICFKVKCEEGTVYLNSAIAGTYEPVWSTVQLAVHSRENVRLKIGSSTLLPEKIEEGRHYFILS; from the coding sequence ATGAATGATACAAGTTTTGCCATACATCCAGGAAAGAGCAGAAAGATAGAAAACAGTGATTACCAGGAAGCAGGAGATGTCCTTGCTATAGAAGAGTGCAGGAATGGCCTGAAGGCCCGGACAGAAACAGGGGAACTCAGGATTGTATTCTACGCAAATGAAATCGTCCGCATCACTATGAATTTTTTTGGCGAAGCGGATGCGGGAACGAGCCCTGCCGTCATTGGGGGGCTGCAGGAAGTTAAGCTCGAGCATTATGAATCAGGAGACCAGGCAGAGGTGAAAACCTCTTGTCTGACTGTCAAGCTGACCAAATCCCCTCTTCGAATTACCGTGGCAGATGCAGAAGGCAGGGTTTTAGCCGGAGAAAATCAAAAAGGGATGGGCTATAAGCATTCTAAAGAGGTCATCTGCTTCAAGAATATGGAGGAGAGCGATCAATTTTACGGATTTGGAGAGAAAACGGGCTTTCTTAATAAAAGAGGGGAAAAGCTGGTTATGTGGAATAGTGACGTATATGCCCCGCATAATCCGGAAACAGATCCGCTCTACCAGTCAATCCCTTTCTTTCTTACCTTGAGGGAAGGGCAAGCCCATGGCATATTCTTCGATAATACTTTCCGGGCAGAGTTTGATATGCGCGGAGATGAGTTTTATTCCTTTTCAGCCGATGGAGGCCAGCTTGATTATTATTTGATGGCTGGACCTTCGCCGAAGGATGTTATTCGTCAATACACATCGCTGACAGGCAGAATGCCCCTGCCGGCCAAGTGGGCAATCGGCTACCACCAATCGCGGTACAGCTATGAAAGCCAGCAGGAAGTGATGGAGCTGGCGGCAGCTTTTAAGGAGAAAGGGATTCCGCTGGATAGCATCCATCTGGATATTCATTATATGGATGAATACAGGGTTTTCACATTTGACCGTGATAAATTCCCTGATCCTGAAAAAATGATCAGTGATCTGAAGGAAATGGGCATACACATCGTTCCGATTGTTGATCCGGGCGTAAAGGAAGATCCGGAATATATGGTCTATAAACAGGGCATCCAGGAAGATCTTTTCTGCAAATATCTGGAGGGCAATGTATATTACGGAGACGTCTGGCCCGGAAATAGTGTATTCCCTGATTTCACAAGCAAAAAAGTGCGCGACTGGTGGGGAAGCCTCCATTCGTACTATACAGAGCTTGGGATTGAAGGCATCTGGAATGACATGAATGAACCGGCGGTATTTAATGAAAGTAAAACAATGGATTTGAAAGTCATGCATGATAACGATGGAAATCCCCGAACACATAAGGAGCTTCATAATCTCTACGGCCTTCTGATGGGGAAATCGACATATGAAGGCATGAAGAGAAATTTGAAGGGGAAGCGGCCATTTCTGCTTACACGTGCAGGATATTCGGGTGTCCAGCGGTATGCGGCCGTATGGACAGGGGATAACCGGAGCTTCTGGGAACATCTGCAGATGTCGCTGCCAATGGTTATGAACCTTGGCGTCTCCGGCATTCCTTTCTCTGGCCCGGATGTAGGCGGTTTTGCCCATGATTCCAATGGGGAGCTTCTCGCGAGATGGACACAGGCAGGCGCATTCACCCCGTTTTTCAGGAATCACAGTGTACTAGGATCAGCAAGGCAGGAACCATGGGCATTCGGGGAGAAATATGAAGCTATCATTAGAAAATATATTGAGCTCCGCTATACATGGATGCCCCATCTTTATTCTTTATTTGCCGAGGCTCATAAAGAGGGCACTCCTGTTATGAGGCCATTATTCCTGGAATTCCCGGAGGATGAGCATACCTGGAATCTATCTGATCAATTCATGATCGGCGACAATGTCATCATTGCCCCGATCATGCAGCCGGGCACCTTCCACAGGGCCGTCTATCTGCCTGAAGGCATGTGGACAGACTATTGGACTGGCAGCACCTATGAGGGGAAAAAGCACCATTTGATTAAAGCTCCTTTGGAAACGCTGCCGATTTTTATCAAAAAAGGAACGATGGCTGCCCATGGGGAAGCAGGTGCAGCAGGTCCCCTGACACTTCATCTTTATTATGAAGAAGGGTCAGAATGCTCTTATACCCTTTATGAAGATGACGGGGAAACTTTCGCTTATGAAGAAGGGGAATATAGGGAGATTTGCTTTAAAGTGAAGTGTGAGGAAGGGACGGTCTATCTGAACTCTGCAATCGCAGGCACTTATGAGCCTGTCTGGAGCACTGTTCAGCTTGCTGTGCACAGCAGAGAAAATGTCCGGTTAAAGATAGGAAGCAGCACGCTGCTCCCTGAAAAAATTGAGGAAGGCCGCCATTATTTTATACTTTCATAA